One Drechmeria coniospora strain ARSEF 6962 chromosome 01, whole genome shotgun sequence genomic region harbors:
- a CDS encoding glycosyl transferase, whose protein sequence is MTSFFQPGSNDPTIIECGHSRFQVYCNSVLPVEKLLQTWYQEANLAVGVAAVGVPILLWILHSLRQTWGARITTGWRLPRRREPISRGHDKSANAAPISFESTKSFRIYSATESQSELGDARQYDLSIFPLTATGRSSSQSQYQGGFMSDSNLIGSLSRTRGNSTRASSITAATIPNKMSMASVDLGTLGSAALEENALDHTANFLADSCLENSLAGLAVRSSTTIEPRQVERLLELLCRKDVSVLLICHHDSDELDAIRFEHASGLVIENATMLRNGERRDYFGAKRLRDLMGRCGQERERRPDFFVGFLELWHKRPHPSIIRRAVKLADHFGAVVEHGPVNPKLRIETCSDDATRTLSGFEYLRRGDLTELQKCWTSDVRKVWVPNSEPVPENVRSLPLQDLDLAIPYASHFLNQQSLPLELGVVRDEHPALTAAPEYASIAPRRRDFWEIAANGVAFSHLGCFSLVAEPSAEDYVAVVATQSHLKELQMLRACTAPETHRMLEELRPLTSERNECGHLIQDLVRGLESQQVVVYKGLDTGFRVPDGDGYFWGVAKAREGDPSALSVDIFISQAAPHDAATVLHTWLAHRGIRRSVRFDAETKLEKANGQNDESGLPLSVRVALERATDAERLQMLQQMRVSQLHHRLRGPITMFCRSMLIDQTSKQNWNQCHARGILDGSMSAETMFRTRLAFFARCGATELPCVENLVTLYELVERTIHDALFYGDREPINAFTNALVKAFRPGASSDSGGFVDVNADLFALTFFSILRKVSFEEVYIESTDRCPIFLACPDQAAVFSELWVLGSQCEIFLGLLPSDLGEIIYNRYKDFLEERPPLASDRENNEIMTMYSSGEGPPPSNNDAGKEKETPQVQTTHEILVKWRKRFTEFGAMSIFCLPAIIDVLLLTFVGRGMFMTAYMDPSHLQAAGYALLIALLMTAGITGWVGSTGAYYLAHYAYDNMTTFHVQRLSGGFVLTIVVAIGGFVTFTVQTSAAVGFVFVAFLIVITTYLNLLGVMATMHQHGSPMTSGRTVLWRTIPVLLLSPIISTFVNSHDLEIYLPITYSTILLLLYQYRRLCHEWAGWMKMIPEVSEKEINMWYTSSRELEENDGDAEKTDGDSKVAQAALRMAVSSYSQRSRDAVSSGLLKDEFVSRIADGMPYIDWLFKKTNPDGNMPEVFSSAWFTQLGEAKKQQQQLSRGLKEHNIMLLFRNARYDMGQNLGLFLVALMDRWVSIAMSAREPHRSIYTDSRARYGICFCILYFCFAVMMLDVILQDYWTLRFVLSKEKLIDYRHARAVARDWESMRRRTLVSALARLLGHITFIFGITTILLWAFVESAETTILYYLYILGYTSVIVFQFNRCFTTNIPVHVTIIFASAVVGFLAGCALHAIPATAGWLYSDVVAQNIAAVSAALGTLMWSWKDWTAPGAESAPLFAVAPKRDIWLQRNLRAASDVESKVMVGKAQKVVGPVTKFEDQSVMSQKITQLLHRSLKTQNRMVKTTPWSIGIIRTAIRRWEQGRIKITVVSQEKFTKAGLRDICSFSQVDGEVVKVVAGFLREAELRLPSWKSQLATMLAESLLYHVARVDGMLSHSQAVQAEHFIHRSAIMSKRIELELATADFSNLSRFVRKSNAEIMRHLCLDVDVDSGWETLPLGAREAIFARITGHNVALSEDLCRWLSDRELDMQTLDFHLQLTLAIYCKSDERYKTAVYLSRNSNPTALATVPELRPVRLTTGRLGFSRLFLRCVETVPLAFVKWVAVISGGGADIERELSYSLRNFYFRRLILYFTLSVWKACWLMKNFWVSLLLVYHRPALVNITRLARKGARRVIKKNCITAELRDKTITGFAIEGGDEDGGMVLEAFEGALLQQPSQEKKPIFKATYDMNLRLTSRLDSDGNTSTYQYTPGSRSRWPVSKEIVDSTCRTISFYDKYGRTLHGVTSPGSAAYAFHYHYKTAPKGSPDLLRADFKPLSAASSDRLSVFWGMPSGGDGSKAEAYDWSPSEKIRRIVRVVDGKKFVTEIEYHHRRDPVVTTILEGADDGQKTAISHPPRVFPEEETLLKRPGNLMFELDDILIHHGLLQVKRMRHAAKSRRSVIPHWTALPMWGSRVYRPVPTWHIRTALWRGWLGCELDAVSACWLDELILREEPLLRTYWRARDIGDVEAARQALNGGIDQIVSAIDLETEVSELCLLPIRTADLYAMGLGKDATQVTNRPQDCYRDTGDRISVIVNDIGCWPEAPGGVSNCRRDLVNGHSTIRNHVLAECANEYGIPRFQVERNVQSLKLLPLWGLDGKDAHHGLIDNILQSQVDEKMHDTETQRDIAGVFVPLLKDYVKGARTKRYSRADLVKYTNVMLSIAKYYEHKDYNRTWNSKEVEDAWAEAWLMPYNDANINDPGDYFDIQRPSFYDFREAMGIYMAYFFIFSVQVPDECPRVFQSTHHGISSLFGMILKYRRGVTFGIWDHAILWRESCLNISPAQCELPISVQMMLLSGIRMATRLAYFHADVVTPCTSLFNPMWETELGSDRGQLCNRNHFRRKIEPIVNGISNMDSFTPVDRVRTDKPTVVMLSNIQFIKGIKTAILAADVIVNRYGFRDYKLMVYGAKDRQPSYALEMDKLIVKCGLSDNVILAGFGKPKEVLKDAWLFMNSSVSEGLPLAIGEAALAGVPIVATEVGATALVMTDPEDQEQRYGEVVAPNDPVALARAQLNILCMVGPWTKFTTESKSATPLSLPDDITPDDVEWLSRRMHERSKDRRKLGLRSREVVLHSFHGNRYLREHEQMYWIQWHMSKMRADIALMTSSNNDFKFSSPPPLRYTEEAPNEEDIDDVSEAAEAARYAEEETLLRSAVLLPGAQHDLESQLGEKEGRFSRLSKMLREPKRIDIDIDSASFIESGRSSRFSNWQG, encoded by the exons ATGACTTCGTTCTTCCAGCCCGGGTCGAATGATCCAACGATCATCGAGTGCGGGCATTCAAGATTCCAGGTCTACTGCAATTCCGTGCTACCAGTAGAGAAACTCCTTCAGACCTGGTATCAAGAGGCCAACTTGGCGGTTGGCGTAGCTGCTGTTGGCGTGCCCATCCTCTTATGGATTCTTCACTCACTGAGGCAAACATGGGGCGCAAGGATCACCACAGGATGGAG GTtaccgaggaggagagagcCGATATCCAGAGGTCACGACAAAAGTGCGAATGCCGCTCCGATATCCTTTGAATCTACCAAGTCGTTTCGCATCTATTCCGCAACCGAGAGTCAGTCAGAGCTCGGCGATGCCAGACAGTATGATTTGAGCATCTTTCCGCTCACGGCCACCGGGAGAAGCTCATCTCAGTCCCAGTACCAGGGGGGCTTCATGTCCGATTCCAACCTAATCGGGTCACTGAGTAGGACGCGTGGTAACAGCACACGGGCCTCGAGTATAACGGCGGCAACGATACCCAACAAGATGAGTATGGCTTCTGTCGATCTGGGAACCCTCGGTTCCGCCGCGTTGGAAGAGAATGCACTTGACCATACGGCCAACTTTTTAGCCGATTCTTGCTTGGAGAACAGCTTGGCCGGCCTGGCGGTCCGTTCTTCCACGACGATAGAGCCTCGGCAGGTTGAGCGGCTCTTGGAATTGCTCTGTCGCAAGGATGTGTCTGTCCTGCTGATCTGTCACCATGACTCGGACGAGTTGGATGCGATCAGATTCGAGCACGCTTCGGGTCTCGTCATTGAGAACGCAACGATGCTACGGAACGGCGAGCGTAGAGATTATTTCGGGGCCAAGCGACTTCGAGACCTCATGGGGCGATGCGGCCAAGAGCGCGAACGACGACCTGACTTCTTCGTAGGCTTCCTTGAACTCTGGCACAAGCGTCCCCATCCGTCCATCATTCGACGGGCCGTCAAGCTAGCCGATCACttcggagccgtcgtcgaacaTGGACCGGTGAATCCCAAGCTGAGGATTGAGACTTGCTCAGATGATGCAACCCGGACCTTGAGCGGGTTCGAGTATCTGCGACGAGGGGATCTAACGGAG TTGCAAAAGTGCTGGACATCAGATGTGAGAAAGGTCTGGGTGCCGAACAGCGAGCCGGTACCAGAAAACGTCCGGTCCCTGCCTCTCCAGGACCTCGACTTGGCCATACCGTATGCCTCTCATTTTCTCAACCAGCAGTCGTTGCCTCTAGAGCTTGGCGTGGTGCGAGATGAGCATCCGGCGCTCACGGCGGCTCCCGAGTACGCCTCGATtgcgccgaggcgacgagacTTCTGGGAGATTGCTGCCAACGGCGTCGCCTTCTCGCATCTTGGCTGCTTTTCCCTTGTGGCAGAACCATCTGCCGAGGACTATGTTGCAGTCGTGGCGACTCAGAGTCATCTTAAGGAGCTCCAGATGCTACGCGCTTGTACGGCCCCGGAAACGCACCGAATGCTGGAGGAGCTTCGACCCCTGACATCCGAACGAAACGAATGCGGTCATCTTATCCAAGACCTGGTTCGGGGCCTCGAGTCACAGCAAGTTGTCGTATATAAGGGGCTTGATACCGGCTTTCGTGTTCCCGATGGCGATGGCTACTTCTGGGGCGTGGCAAAGGCTCGGGAGGGCGATCCTTCGGCACTCTCCGTCGACATCTTCATCTCGCAGGCGGCACCCCACGACGCGGCAACTGTTTTGCATACCTGGCTAGCCCATCGCGGCATCCGTCGTTCTGTTCGCTTTGATGCCGAGACAAAGCTCGAAAAGGCAAACGGGCAAAACGACGAGAGCGGCCTACCCCTGAGCGTCCGGGTCGCGCTTGAGAGGGCAACGGATGCCGAGAGGCTCCAGATGCTTCAGCAGATGCGCGTTTCCCAGCTTCATCACCGACTTCGGGGGCCAATAACCATGTTCTGCCGATCCATGCTCATAGACCAGACCTCCAAACAGAACTGGAACCAGTGTCACGCACGGGGTATCCTGGATGGTTCCATGTCCGCCGAGACCATGTTCCGCACCAGGCTCGCATTCTTTGCCCGCTGCGGTGCAACGGAGCTCCCGTGTGTTGAAAATCTCGTTACACTCTACGAACTTGTTGAAAGGACCATCCATGATGCCCTTTTCTACGGCGATAGGGAGCCCATAAACGCCTTCACAAATGCCCTCGTCAAGGCCTTCCGTCCAGGCGCTTCCTCCGACAGTGGTGGGTTCGTTGATGTCAATGCCGATCTCTTTGCCCTTACGTTCTTCAGTATTTTGCGAAAAGTATCGTTCGAAGAAGTGTATATCGAGTCGACGGACCGGTGCCCCATCTTCCTGGCCTGCCCGGACCAAGCCGCCGTCTTTTCCGAGCTTTGGGTTCTCGGCTCCCAATGCGAGATCTTTCTCGGCCTGTTACCCTCGGACTTGGGCGAGATCATATACAATCGATACAAGGATTTCTTGGAGGAGCGACCGCCCTTGGCCAGCGACCGCGAGAACAATGAGATCATGACGATGTACTCGAGTGGCGAGGGTCCGCCCCCCTCGAACAACGACGCAGGCAAGGAAAAGGAAACACCGCAAGTCCAAACAACGCATGAGATCTTAGTCAAGTGGAGGAAGCGATTCACCGAGTTTGGCGCCATGTCCATCTTTTGCTTACCCGCTATCATCGACGTCCTGCTACTTACATTTGTCGGTCGAGGCATGTTCATGACAGCCTACATGGACCCCTCGCATCTGCAAGCTGCTGGATACGCTCTCCTCATTGCTCTTCTCATGACGGCTGGCATTACTGGTTGGGTCGGCAGCACAGGCGCGTACTATCTTGCCCATTATGCTTACGACAATATGACGACCTTTCACGTACAGCGTCTTTCAGGAGGTTTCGTCCTGACGATCGTCGTTGCTATAGGCGGTTTTGTCACCTTTACGGTACAAACATCGGCGGCTGTTGGCTTCGTATTCGTTGCATtcctcatcgtcatcaccacCTACTTGAATTTGCTTGGCGTCATGGCCACCATGCATCAGCACGGGAGCCCCATGACTTCTGGTCGCACAGTACTATGGAGAACCATACCCGTGTTGCTCCTGTCGCCCATTATCTCGACGTTTGTCAACAGTCATGACCTCGAAATCTATCTCCCTATCACATACTCGACGATTCTGCTCCTACTATATCAGTACCGTCGTCTTTGTCACGAGTGGGCGGGCTGGATGAAAATGATACCAGAGGTGTCCGAGAAAGAAATCAACATGTGGTACACTTCTAGTCGAGAGCTGGAAGAGAATGATGGAGATGCGGAAAAGACAGATGGTGATTCCAAGGTTGCTCAGGCTGCTCTCCGCATGGCCGTTTCTTCCTATTCTCAGCGTAGCCGAGATGCCGTGTCGTCAGGCCTCCTCAAGGACGAGTTTGTCAGTCGCATCGCCGATGGCATGCCCTACATCGATTGGCTCTTTAAGAAGACAAACCCCGATGGCAACATGCCCGAAGTTTTCAGCAGCGCCTGGTTCACACAGCTAGGCGAAGCTAAgaagcaacagcagcaaTTGTCTCGAGGCCTCAAGGAGCACAACATCATGTTGCTTTTCCGTAACGCTCGATATGACATGGGGCAAAACCTTGGCcttttcctcgtcgccctcatgGATCGCTGGGTCAGCATCGCGATGAGCGCGAGGGAGCCACACCGCAGCATATACACCGATTCTCGCGCTCGTTATGGCATTTGCTTCTGCATCCTATACTTTTGCTTCGCCGTCATGATGCTTGATGTCATCCTTCAAGACTACTGGACTCTCCGCTTCGTTCTTTCCAAGGAGAAGCTCATAGACTATCGGCACGCGCGAGCGGTGGCGAGAGACTGGGAAAGCATGCGACGGAGGACGCTTGTCTCGGCCCTGGCCAGGCTTCTCGGGCACATCACCTTCATTTTTGGCATCACCACCATCTTGCTATGGGCTTTTGTGGAGAGTGCGGAAACAACGATTctgtactacttgtacatactcGGATACACGAGCGTCATCGTCTTTCAGTTCAACCGCTGCTTCACCACCAACATCCCCGTTCACGTCACCATCATCTTCGCTTCGGCTGTCGTTGGCTTCCTTGCCGGATGCGCGCTGCACGCAATTCCCGCCACTGCCGGCTGGCTCTACTCGGACGTTGTAGCCCAAAACATTGCTGCCGTTTCTGCTGCATTGGGAACGCTCATGTGGTCCTGGAAGGATTGGACCGCACCTGGAGCCGAGTCTGCTCCCCTTTTCGCCGTCGCACCGAAACGCGATATTTGGCTCCAGCGAAATCTCCGAGCAGCATCCGATGTTGAATCCAAGGTCATGGTGGGAAAGGCCCAGAAAGTTGTCGGCCCCGTGACGAAGTTCGAGGACCAGTCCGTGATGAGCCAAAAGATAACCCAGCTTCTGCATCGTAGCCTCAAGACGCAGAATAGAATGGTGAAAACAACCCCCTGGTCCATCGGCATCATCCGGACGGCCATCCGGAGATGGGAACAAGGACGGATCAAGATCACCGTGGTCAGCCAGGAGAAGTTTACCAAGGCTGGCTTGCGAGATATCTGCTCGTTTAGCCAGGTCGATGGGGAAGTTGTCAAGGTTGTCGCCGGATTTCTTCGAGAGGCAGAACTGCGTCTGCCGTCATGGAAGTCCCAGCTGGCCACCATGTTGGCCGAATCATTGCTATACCACGTTGCccgagtcgacggcatgTTGTCGCATTCCCAGGCTGTCCAAGCGGAGCACTTCATCCACCGAAGCGCAATTATGTCGAAACGCATAGAGCTGGAGCTTGCGACGGCTGATTTTAGCAACCTATCACGATTCGTTCGTAAAAGCAACGCCGAAATCATGCGGCATTTGTGTCTTGACGTCGATGTCGATTCCGGCTGGGAGACGCTCCCTCTCGGCGCGAGGGAGGCCATCTTTGCACGGATCACAGGTCACAACGTTGCCTTATCTGAGGATCTTTGCAGATGGCTTTCAGACCGAGAGCTTGACATGCAGACGCTCGACTTCCACCTGCAGCTGACGCTCGCCATCTATTGCAAGTCGGATGAGCGATACAAGACGGCTGTCTACCTGTCTCGAAATAGCAACCCGACCGCCCTGGCCACTGTGCCGGAACTGAGACCCGTCCGGCTTACCACTGGTCGTCTGGGCTTTTCCCGCCTGTTCCTCCGTTGCGTGGAGACAGTTCCGCTCGCCTTTGTCAAATGGGTGGCCGTCATATCGGGTGGCGGTGCGGATATCGAACGGGAGCTCTCGTATTCCTTGCGAAACTTTTACTTCCGTCGCTTGATTCTCTACTTCACTCTCAGTGTGTGGAAAGCTTGCTGGCTGATGAAGAATTTCTGGGTTTCCTTGCTGCTCGTCTATCACCGCCCAGCCCTCGTCAACATCACTCGGCTCGCTCGAAAAGGGGCTCGCCGGGTGATTAAAAAGAACTGCATCACCGCCGAGCTCCGCGACAAAACCATCACTGGATTTGCCATTGAGGGCGGTGATGAAGACGGAGGTATGGTTCTAGAAGCCTTTGAAGGAGCCCTCCTGCAGCAGCCGTCGCAGGAGAAGAAGCCCATCTTCAAGGCAACGTACGATATGAACCTGAGGCTCACGTCCAGACTCGACAGCGACGGAAACACTTCGACTTATCAATACACCCCGGGTTCCAGGAGCAGATGGCCTGTTTCTAAAGAGATAGTAGACTCCACCTGCCGAACGATAAGCTTTTACGACAAGTATGGACGCACCCTACACGGCGTAACCTCGCCCGGGTCGGCCGCCTACGCCTTTCACTACCATTACAAGACGGCGCCGAAGGGAAGCCCGGATCTTCTCCGTGCTGACTTCAAGCCTCTGAGCGCAGCATCAAGCGACAGGCTTTCAGTCTTCTGGGGCATGCCGTCAGGGGGGGACGGGTCCAAGGCTGAGGCCTATGATTGGTCTCCGTCCGAAAAGATTCGCCGCATAGTCCGCGTGGTCGATGGCAAGAAGTTTGTGACAGAGATTGAATATCACCACCGTCGAGACCCTGTAGTCACGACGATACTTGAAGGAGCAGATGACGGCCAGAAGACTGCAATTTCGCATCCGCCCCGCGTCTTCCCCGAGGAGGAGACTCTCCTTAAACGACCGGGAAATCTCATGTTCGAACTTGACGATATCCTCATCCACCATGGACTCCTTCAAGTCAAACGCATGAGGCACGCCGCCAAGAGTAGACGATCCGTCATTCCCCACTGGACAGCTCTACCCATGTGGGGGAGCCGAGTATACAGGCCCGTTCCGACCTGGCACATTCGGACAGCCCTCTGGCGAGGTTGGCTCGGCTGCGAACTCGACGCCGTATCGGCTTGCTGGCTCGATGAGCTCATCTTACGAGAAGAGCCTCTGCTTCGCACCTACTGGCGCGCTCGTGACATTGGAGATGTCGAAGCTGCCCGGCAGGCCCTCAACGGCGGTATCGACCAGATCGTCTCAGCCATCGATCTCGAGACCGAAGTCTCCGAGCTCTGTCTCCTCCCTATTCGAACAGCCGATCTCTACGCCATGGGTCTCGGAAAGGATGCTACCCAGGTAACGAATCGTCCACAAGACTGTTACCGCGACACCGGGGATCGCATATCCGTCATCGTCAACGACATCGGTTGTTGGCCTGAAGCCCCTGGCGGAGTCTCAAATTGCCGGAGGGATCTTGTCAACGGGCACAGCACAATTAGGAACCACGTTCTCGCAGAGTGTGCTAATGAGTATGGCATCCCACGCTTTCAAGTTGAGAGAAATGTCCAATCCCTCAAGCTGCTCCCCCTTTGGGGTCTCGACGGCAAAGATGCCCATCACGGCCTCATCGACAACATCCTTCAGTCGCAGGTGGACGAGAAGATGCACGACACGGAGACCCAGCGAGACATTGCGGGCGTCTTCGTCCCCTTGCTGAAAGACTATGTCAAGGGTGCCCGCACAAAGCGCTACTCGCGCGCCGACCTCGTAAAGTACACCAATGTGATGCTTTCCATCGCCAAATACTACGAGCACAAAGACTACAACCGAACTTGGAACTCcaaggaggtcgaggacgcctGGGCCGAGGCTTGGCTGATGCCATACAACGACGCCAACATCAACGACCCTGGAGACTACTTTGACATCCAGAGGCCCAGCTTCTACGACTTTCGCGAGGCCATGGGCATCTACATGGCATATTTCTTCATCTTTTCCGTCCAGGTGCCGGATGAGTGCCCCAGGGTCTTTCAGAGCACGCACCACGGCATCAGCAGCTTGTTTGGCATGATCCTCAAGTATCGCCGCGGCGTTACCTTTGGCATCTGGGACCACGCCATCCTGTGGCGCGAGTCATGTCTCAACATTAGTCCTGCGCAGTGCGAGCTACCCATTTCCGTACAGATGATGCTGCTGTCCGGCATCCGTATGGCCACACGCCTGGCATACTTCcatgccgacgtcgtcacGCCGTGCACCTCCTTATTCAACCC AATGTGGGAGACGGAGCTCGGTAGCGACAGGGGCCAGCTTTGCAACCGAAATCACTTCCGTCGCAAGATCGAACCAATCGTCAACGGCATCAGCAACATGGACTCGTTCACGCCAGTCGACAGGGTTCGCACGGACAAACCAACCGTTGTCATGCTGTCCAACATCCAGTTCATCAAGGGCATCAAGACCGCCATCCTGGCTGCCGACGTCATCGTCAACAGGTACGGTTTCCGGGACTACAAGCTCATGGTGTACGGCGCCAAGGACCGTCAGCCGTCATACGCTCTTGAGATGGACAAACTCATCGTCAAGTGTGGCCTGTCCGATAACGTGATTCTAGCCGGCTTCGGCAAGCCAAAGGAGGTGCTCAAGGACGCATGGCTCTTCATGaactcgtccgtctccgagGGCCTTCCACTTGCCATCGGAGAGGCCGCCCTTGCTGGTGTTCCCATCGTCGCTACGGAGGTCGGCGCGACCGCATTGGTCATGACGGACCCTGAAGATCAGGAACAGCGATACGGCGAGGTCGTAGCGCCTAATGATCCCGTAGCACTTGCGAGAGCCCAGCTCAATATCCTCTGCATGGTCGGCCCGTGGACAAAGTTCACAACCGAAAGCAAGAGCGCGACGCCTCTGTCACTGCCAGACGACATCACACCCGACGACGTTGAGTGGCTCTCTCGCCGCATGCACGAGAGGAGCAAGGACAGACGTAAACTCGGGCTTCGCTCGCGAGAAGTGGTCCTCCACAGCTTCCACGGAAATCGTTACCTGAGGGAGCACGAGCAGATGTACTGGATCCAGTGGCACATGTCAAAGATGCGAGCCGACATTGCCCTCATGACATCGTCCAATAATGACTTCAAATTTTCT